From Theileria annulata chromosome 1, complete sequence, *** SEQUENCING IN PROGRESS ***, one genomic window encodes:
- a CDS encoding SfiI-subtelomeric fragment related protein family member, putative: MKKWTITVNLLFYITFLNQWKAVESQPTSSSRGSPYAGTSPAGGQTSTTKSQNQSASSSSQSRSSQSSSQPASSGSKSIQPTRSSGGTQPSGAGSTPTSQSQSRSSQSSTQSARSGTQSQSVKTASQPTTPSSGAGTSASPSGSTQQPKASGTGSSTPPSSASQPPKAGGTSSPTTQTSSTPASQTPTSQSSSQSTGTGTSAGQVSQSPITESQPKSSSSATDQSSSGTSSDGTV; the protein is encoded by the coding sequence ATGAAAAAATGGACTATAACcgtaaatttattgttttatattacattcCTAAATCAATGGAAGGCTGTAGAATCTCAACCAACTTCGTCAAGTAGAGGTAGTCCATATGCGGGCACTAGTCCTGCTGGAGGTCAAACCTCTACTACTAAATCGCAAAATCAATCTGCCTCTAGTTCATCGCAATCACGATCTAGCCAATCTTCATCTCAGCCAGCAAGTAGTGGCTCTAAAAGTATTCAACCGACACGATCAAGTGGAGGTACTCAACCATCTGGAGCAGGTTCTACTCCTACATCACAAAGTCAATCACGATCGAGCCAATCTTCAACCCAGTCAGCCAGAAGTGGCACTCAAAGTCAATCAGTAAAAACTGCATCACAACCGACAACTCCTTCATCTGGAGCAGGTACCTCTGCTTCTCCTAGTGGAAGTACTCAACAACCTAAAGCAAGTGGAACAGGTAGTTCTACTCCACCAAGTAGTGCTTCTCAACCACCTAAAGCAGGTGGAACAAGTTCTCCTACCACTCAAACTTCAAGTACACCTGCTTCACAAACTCCTACATCACAATCCTCATCTCAGTCAACCGGGACTGGTACCAGTGCAGGTCAGGTAAGTCAGTCACCAATCACTGAATCACAACCAAAATCAAGTTCATCTGCAACTGATCAATCCAGTAGTGGTACTAGTAGTGATGGAACAGT